From a region of the Lactuca sativa cultivar Salinas chromosome 4, Lsat_Salinas_v11, whole genome shotgun sequence genome:
- the LOC122197341 gene encoding 60S ribosomal protein L5, mitochondrial: RRSLKSYCYCFHYKNEKDRSWRLAYIPTNVIPITENLFYTTIYCSDVFTTIFFEADSSQCSFYRYWERKKRKFTLNFHYEDVSRQDPLLKPNHANVIEVPGSCKIRVVPKAAPSDFIIKNGQLAMEIPCGQKLIQTQRASTGKEFRSNPFLGKNQDKKGYVSDLARQSTLRGHGMSHFLVRISAVMSLLDFPVEIREKSIQFLMEMEFCKFSPELEDHFEIFEHIRGFNVTIVTSANTQDETLPPWSGFFQKDEGESQ, encoded by the coding sequence AGAAGATCATTGAAATCCTATTGTTATTGCTTTCACTACAAAAATGAAAAGGATAGAAGCTGGAGACTGGCCTATATTCCTACTAATGTGATCCCCATTACTGAAAATCTGTTCTACACTACGATATATTGCTCTGATGTTTTTACAACTATCTTTTTTGAAGCAGATAGTTCACAGTGCTCATTCTATCGATACTgggaaagaaaaaaaagaaagttTACACTCAATTTTCATTACGAAGATGTATCACGTCAGGATCCGTTGCTCAAACCGAATCACGCCAACGTTATAGAAGTTCCTGGATCGTGTAAAATAAGAGTAGTACCAAAGGCAGCACCCTCTGATTTCATAATAAAAAATGGACAATTGGCTATGGAGATTCCGTGCGGTCAGAAATTAATACAGACACAAAGGGCTTCGACAGGAAAGGAGTTTCGATCCAATCCATTCTTGGGAAAAAATCAAGACAAAAAAGGATATGTCAGTGACCTAGCACGGCAAAGCACTCTCCGAGGGCATGGAATGTCTCATTTTTTGGTAAGAATCTCCGCAGTAATGTCTCTGTTAGATTTTCCGGTCGAAATACGGGAAAAGTCCATTCAATTCTTGATGGAAATGGAGTTTTGCAAATTCTCCCCGGAACTAGAAGATCATTTCGAGATCTTCGAACATATTCGAGGGTTCAATGTCACTATTGTAACTTCGGCCAACACACAAGATGAGACTTTACCACCGTGGAGCGGCTTTTTTCAAAAAGATGAGGGAGAAAGTCAGTAA